Proteins co-encoded in one Clarias gariepinus isolate MV-2021 ecotype Netherlands chromosome 13, CGAR_prim_01v2, whole genome shotgun sequence genomic window:
- the LOC128535857 gene encoding serine/threonine-protein kinase PAK 6, giving the protein MFRKKKKKRPEISAPKNFEHRVHTSYDAKLGIFVGLPTQWQSLIENLRRPKPMVDPSRITPVELKPKKTIVRGTFVGHGAYISAMLSDMSRLSVTSSNSLRKSSPSTRKRAQSLGRLGEVMEGDGYQYEDLERTELDPDSQNHWRDQIRNIHSESGTPFMGMKKSITLEPNGILPRAKSTYEVNVNSLEGHPPPPPPPILPMPPPPPIPVPPRPVYVGGDISSPNERLMMRREFPIVLSHNPRPITCFYSPTIPMQQGQAESGGFNTDIRTADRFLVHPQNSPGRPYSSYDLKLQADTLLRPQPGFFHSGASSPMVNTTRPHRTVRSSSSYTIGLSPNISFRPSGPDPFLRHSGCPNPGLYPRQDSPSQPRPSPTGSLATSPAGTCSPAFRPQQHPSPRPPPDPPKVTHEQFKAALQMVVDKGDPRSYLENFVKIGEGSTGVVCIAREKHSGRLVAVKMMDLRRQQRRELLFNEVVIMRDYQHRNVVEMFKSALVEEELWVIMEYLQGGALTNIVSETRLSEEQIATVCEAVLQALAYLHSQGVIHRDIKSDSILLSLDGRIKLSDFGFCAQISKDIPKRKSLVGTPYWMAPEVISKSPYGTEVDVWSMGIMVVEMVDGEPPYFSETPVVAMKRLRDEPPPTIRNIQQVSPMLKDFLDRMLTRDPLERASATDLLEHPFLLQSSSPQCLVPLVEQYRKRMSRC; this is encoded by the exons ATGTTTcgcaaaaagaagaagaagaggccAGAAATTTCTGCACCAAAGAACTTTGAACACAGAGTCCATACCTCTTATGACGCTAAGCTTGGGATCTTTGTGGGCCTACCAACACAATGGCAGAGTCTTATAGAGAACCTGCGAAGACCCAAACCCATGGTGGACCCCTCCAGAATAACACCAGTGGAATTAAAACCAAAGAAG ACAATTGTGCGTGGGACATTCGTCGGGCACGGAGCCTACATTTCAGCCATGCTGTCGGATATGAGTCGTCTGTCAGTAACCAGCTCCAACTCCCTGCGCAAAAGCAGCCCTTCGACTCGTAAGAGAGCCCAATCTTTGGGACGCCTTGGTGAAGTGATGGAGGGTGATGGTTACCAGTATGAGGACCTGGAGCGCACTGAGCTTGACCCAGATTCCCAGAACCACTGGCGAGACCAGATACGGAACATCCACAGTGAAAGCGGGACCCCGTTTATGGGTATGAAGAAGAGCATCACCCTGGAACCCAACGGCATCCTGCCTAGAGCTAAATCCACTTACGAGGTTAATGTTAACTCACTAGAGGgacatcctcctcctcctcctcctcccatCCTACCCATGCCTCCACCACCGCCAATCCCAGTGCCACCCAGGCCAGTTTATGTGGGTGGAGATATTAGTAGTCCTAATGAAAGACTGATGATGAGAAGGGAGTTTCCCATAGTACTGTCTCACAACCCAAGGCCCATCACCTGCTTTTATAGTCCAACTATACCCATGCAGCAAGGACAAGCAGAGAGCGGAGGGTTTAATACAGATATAAGAACTGCTGACAGGTTCCTGGTTCATCCACAAAACAGTCCTGGGAGACCGTACTCTTCTTATGACCTAAAG TTACAGGCAGATACTCTCCTGAGACCTCAGCCGGGCTTCTTCCACAGTGGAGCTAGCAGTCCAATGGTGAACACCACAAGGCCTCACAGAACCGTGCGGTCATCCTCCAGCTACACAATCGGCCTCTCTCCCAACATCAGTTTCCGGCCCTCAGGCCCTGATCCTTTTCTGAGGCATTCGGGGTGCCCCAATCCAGGCCTCTATCCCAGACAGGACAGCCCATCCCAGCCCCGGCCTTCGCCCACTGGCTCTCTGGCCACCAGTCCAGCTGGAACTTGTTCGCCAGCCTTCAGACCACAGCAGCACCCATCCCCCCGGCCTCCGCCTGACCCACCCAAAGTCACCCATGAGCAGTTCAAGGCAGCCCTGCAGATGGTGGTGGACAAGGGAGACCCACGGTCCTACCTGGAGAATTTTGTCAAGATCGGCGAGGGCTCCACCGGGGTGGTGTGTATTGCACGAGAAAAGCACAGTGGCCGTCTGGTGGCAGTAAAGATGATGGACCTACGCAGGCAGCAGAGACGGGAGCTGCTGTTCAATGAG GTAGTGATTATGCGGGACTACCAGCACAGAAATGTGGTGGAGATGTTTAAGAGTGCACTGGTGGAGGAAGAGCTCTGGGTTATTATGGAGTACCTCCAGGGAGGAGCTCTGACAAACATAGTGTCTGAAACCAG GTTGAGTGAAGAGCAGATTGCCACGGTGTGTGAGGCTGTCCTGCAGGCACTGGCTTATCTCCACTCACAAGGTGTTATTCACCGTGATATCAAAAGCGACTCCATCTTGCTGTCCTTGGATGGAAGG atTAAACTTTCAGACTTTGGCTTTTGTGCTCAGATCAGCAAAGATATTCCTAAAAGGAAGTCACTAGTAGGGACACCATATTGGATGGCCCCTGAAGTTATCTCAAAGTCACCATATGGCACTGAG GTAGATGTGTGGTCTATGGGCATTATGGTAGTGGAGATGGTGGACGGAGAGCCTCCTTACTTCAGTGAAACACCCGTGGTGGCAATGAAGCGGCTGAGAGATGAGCCTCCACCCACTATACGGAACATTCAGCAG GTGTCTCCAATGCTGAAAGACTTCCTGGACCGCATGCTGACCCGAGACCCATTGGAGCGTGCTAGCGCCACAGACCTCCTTGAACACCCTTTCCTCCTGCAGAGCAGCTCTCCACAGTGCCTAGTGCCCCTGGTCGAGCAGTACCGCAAGCGCATGTCTCGCTGCTGA